DNA sequence from the Glycine soja cultivar W05 chromosome 18, ASM419377v2, whole genome shotgun sequence genome:
actgaAACCTTATGGGAGTATTTTCAGTTTCCAACACCCCCCTACTATAAAGGACGTAAGGGAttgcaaaagaaagaaaaagatcgaaTTAAATTCATTCACTCATTCATTTATTATCATTAGGTAAACAACAGAacacaaagaaagaaagaaagaaagaaaaaaatttccgaATCATCGATGGGTGGTAAATCTGGCGTAGTTTGGATTTTGCTGCCGCTGATCGCCGCCGCGTCGTGTCTGTTATCGCCGGCGACGGCGAATTCGACGACGATATACGAGGAGCTCCGGGCGCAGGGTCTTCCGGTGGGGCTTCTCCCGAAGGGAATCGCGAAGTACTCGCTGAACGCTAGCAGCGGGGAATTCGAGGTGTGGATGAAGGAACCGTGCAACGCGAAGTTCGAGAACGAGGTGCACTACGACTCCAACATAAAGGGTGTTCTAGGGTACGGTCGGATCGGGAAATTATCCGGTGTGTCGGCGCAGGAGCTCTTCCTGTGGTTTCCCGTGAAGGGAATTAGGGTTGATGTTCCGACCTCGGGGCTCATTCATTTCGATGTTGGTGTTGCGGATAAGCAGTTCTCCCTCTCGCTCTTTGAAGATCCTCCTGATTGTAACCCCCAGGCCCAGGTTGGTTTATTTATCatccattcaatttttttcatttttttcttcttttcttttggttttggggATCTGATATTTATGAGGTTTTGTTGTTGGACACAATTTAGATgcatttttttatgtgttttattaGTGGGATTCTCCTGTTAAGATTAGAGTTTTTTCTTCTAGGAATCTGTGTAA
Encoded proteins:
- the LOC114394979 gene encoding uncharacterized protein LOC114394979 — encoded protein: MGGKSGVVWILLPLIAAASCLLSPATANSTTIYEELRAQGLPVGLLPKGIAKYSLNASSGEFEVWMKEPCNAKFENEVHYDSNIKGVLGYGRIGKLSGVSAQELFLWFPVKGIRVDVPTSGLIHFDVGVADKQFSLSLFEDPPDCNPQAQVNVGGGEGERRAAW